The Argiope bruennichi chromosome 5, qqArgBrue1.1, whole genome shotgun sequence genome segment tataatttcaaaaaatagatcgCAATTCCATATACAGTATAAGCTCAAGTCATTGTCTAATTATTGTGCTTACAGTTCAGTAAAacataatgtgaaaaatatgttttttggaatCTGGAAGGTCTGGAGCGTTGTCGAAATCTcgagtaaaatttttttgaagatttattttgagTACATTTAGAAGGTAAAAGACGTGAAAGGAAAATTCCTATTTTGTTACAGAAATTAACAATTCCTATTTGTTACAGAAATAAATCTGGTCTTCACAGTCAATACCCCttcattattaattgaatttcaagaaaattaaaatctagaaattaGATATACTGATACGTGTctaattttttacaattcattttcaaGTCCGATGAAACTTTATGAAACGCATTAACATTACACCAGTCtatatgcaatttcttttaataaaataatcgatgacatgttactaataatttttgacattttgctgaataataaaattgtataagaaGAACAGAATAAACATATGAGTTCATATGTCCATAATTAAttccttatataattttaagtaatacattttttaggatttcttgaatgataaaattataattaaatttttaaaaatgtaattcatagtATGAGCAATTTAATGacaaggtttatttttttaaaaatacaagaaattaaattaagatatatataaattttaaacattaaacattaCGACAATTTTGtaccttataaaattttatgcaaattaaattttacttaaaaaattatacacgAAAGGGTTTTAATCCCATGTAGCACCCATCCAGTTATTATAAAGCATTATTATGATAGTATAacttccataaaataattttcagttatgaCTTCAGAATATATTCGGCTTCCgactgaattgattttttttatttcatattaaacgtCTCCCggcttaaaatatctttataaagtaGCATGACAAACAAATGTGTTGTTgacattattttatgcaaaaatcaaCAACAATTATTGCTATGCAAATCCTGAAAGCATTTACGCTAAAGCGATAAGTGCTATGAAtgagtataaatattttctataaaggtCATTGCAATTTTGGAAGAGCATAGCCGTAAAACGTCCTGGCGCAGGCTTCTTCCCGGAAGTAAGCGTCGAAAAGTTTTTGGCATGCTTTCCGACACTTGGAATTGTGAATAACGAGGAGGAGGCCTCGGTTTTCTCAGATGGTGTCTCACTTCCGTTATGGAGACTCTCCTCGCCCCTCCGAGGTAATTTGCCTTGCTCCCTCGCAAAATACTCCGGGGCAATTGGAACCGTGTGGGAAAGAAGATAGGACGAACGCAATTTTCTgacattttcaaaagtattttcacaACGGGTATTGATCAACCAGGTCATGGGAGACATCTTCAGCTGTTTAGATAAACACCGCGTCGGTTCAGGATCGCTTCGGTCGAGGTCTGTTTTTCTCTCGGACAAACTGAGCCGGAGTTTAAAAGCAAAAATCGGTATTCATGTATTCTAGTCAAACTTTTTTAAGCAGTGTTCATTGGTTACGTATTAAGGAAGTTTTAAATGGGAGAGAAACTTAgtgagacatttttatttttgagaaaatgtagtatttatttattgataatcgGGGACTCTATTCGCTGCTTATTTCGACAGATCATCTGCCGTCgattttattatcctttttttttcggATTCTTTCAATACACTCACAAAAGTTAGGTGGATGAAGAATATACAATCAAAATCTAACGGTAGTTCACGTGCATTTTCTATGAAGAGACAGTCTTACATTGTTCTCAGGATCCTGTAGAATGTGTATTGAGTTCGAAAATTCAAATGATGCGTCACATTTTACCAGAGTAAAAGTAGCCTACATTGATAGAAATGCAGGAAAGCTTGCACACAAAAAAATTCATCTCAGTTGGGAAATATTTCCAATGGTTATTCAGTAATATAAAGCAACATACCTTTTCGAAAACATAACCTATCAatgtaaaagttaattaaaaactgtagagaacagtatttttttatgcattccaACTCATTGAGCCATATGTGAATGAAGAGGTCGAACTTTTTGATtatcttcttgccactttctttTGAAGCACAGATTCACGCCTCGAAGGAAGGTTCGAAATTCGTTTATATTGAAACTCGCCGTTGTCTTGTATTCACACTATTTGCCATTACGCTTCAAGCGGTCGTGGAAGTTTTACAAACCGGTACCAGCCCTCCCAAAGTAGCTCATATGTAGAGATGCAAACATACGAACTTTCCAAGAAACTGTTTCCAACAACAATTCATCATCAttagaacaaattaaattttcgttgTTTTCCCTCACGCATCACGTGGATGACTTGTTTCTCATTCAAGCGAAACAATTATATGAAACCTTACTGAGTAGCAAGCTTAGTCTgtcggattaaaaaaaaagccaacaTTCCAGTTAcacattcaataaatttgaaaaaaatttaagacaacAGAAAAGCAGTTTGAAACATATTTGCTtgtaaagtaaaaagaaaaggcGAATGCTAAAAAGCGGATACGAATGTAAAATACGTTTCTAGAAATAAGAATACATGAAGTAAAAATctcattaagataaaattataaacaaaaacggCACGAAGTaatcatcatcataaaaataataattccgttataaaaacatcatttaaacTAAGGAAGAAAATCTCTTATTTTAAACACCCCTGCGAACCTCCCGTTTATAAATTGCTATCAAAAGGAAGTTTCGTGGACGTAGAGATAATAAGAATTCGCGACTTTTTTTATTGAGTATTCTGATTCACTGAATGTTGATTACACTGTCGAATGCAGATGTTAATAACTGCTCTcattataactcaaaataatacagaaatgaaCACATTTTGGATGGTCTGTGGAAATAATGGACTGGAACGTGGTAAACAGAAGATttggttttattatattaatcttaaaaatattagcaaaggaaatatatttttccttcgtGAAGTTACGAACCAAAAGTTGAAATGCACAATAATTATATTCAAGGccagggattgcaataccggtatacctggataccgaataccggtattttgagccatttgtacaattttgtaataccggtattcacaagtttaaataccgtttttcggtatttacaagaaatgttttaaattgcatccactatatgttcagggatcaccaACAGAGCAAAATAGtacacgtttttgtttttatgtctcccaaGCGGGCGAAAtgaattagactgtgaatacaaagttggatcgtacaatcaagagaagcgataaaatatatgaatcatCCAAGGAGGCGAGTCAAAACTATCCTATTACAGCTCCGAGCGATACTGCACACGCGCAGGATTCATAGTCTGATTGATTGATTTGTGATGTTTTTTTCGCAATAGCCccatttggccatgctgcgccaatccaatggtaaaatataaaaataagataaaaaataagttcaaataacaaatttagttaaatataaaagctTATAGAccgaaaaaaatcttataaaaatgagAATGCTTCAGAATTTTACAATTCCGGTTTCAAACAGAAAGCAAAACGGCAATTAAGAAAAGAATCAATGTTTGGGTACTATTGATCACAGTGAAAAACATATTGCACAtactaaatacaagtataaaatctaatagcctttaaaaatttaaaaatatttgggtggggtttttcacccaccaggtcaGGCAGGTTCAACGAAGTTGAATAAAAAAAGCGAATACGTTGGGAGTTAAAATAggtaaattcaattaaaatatgtttaatagtaAAATCCACATGACATGTGGGGCACCTCGGTACCGCTTCACCAAAAAGAAGATGTCTGTGCGTgaagcgagtatgtcctatacgcaGGTGAGTCATTTTGACGTCAACCTCACGTACTGGGAGAACAGACCACAATCCAATAATTGGTTTGATGGCatgcaatttattttctgttcGCAGATCCCACGTCAATtgccaaaaagaaaaaatgtgctTAGCCAAAGACTTCTTAACATCGCAATAAGGAAGTCTCTGAGACAAAAAATTCGCTGCTGATTTTGCCATTAAATCTGCCATTTCGTTTCCAGCAATGCCAACATGACTTGGCacccaacagaaaataatttgaaagctcTCATCTTGTAATAAAcgcaagttaaataaaattctaacagcAATTGGGTGCATCCGATTGTGATAGTGAGTtagtgtctccaaagcactcatgctatcagtataaataaaaaatttacgcTGAGTAGAAGGGGAAATTTTCTGTAGAGCATAGAAAATTGGCaacaactcagcagtaaaaactgagCAGCAATTGTGCAGACGGTGGATCAGTGTATCAGATGGTAGAATGATTCCACAACCAACATggccatctgatttcgagccatccgtgaaaattgatGTGAAGGAAGAATACAGATAGCGATGATATAGAAACATCTGTTGGAAGACAGTCGGTGCTGTTGAAGATTTATCGAATCCTGAAAagggatttaaaaaagaaacttgcggtatatcccaaggtggaaaacaaaacaaatcggatgatttaatagcaatattttcaAGGCCCGAGTCATGAAGGGTTATTTTAATTCTCTCATTGAATGGAAGGATATGAAATGGACGGGCATCATACAATCTGCGAAGAACAGGCGGAAGTTTAATTTGACGAAAAGGGTGCTTTGACACTGACATGATTCGGAAATAATACGAAGCGGACAATTTGCTAGGCCTTAAATTTAAGGGCATTTGGTGACAGATAACATGCAGGCTCTCAACGGGAGAGGTACGAAATGCACCTGAACAGATTCGTAAGGCAGAGTGGTGAACTGTATCTAATTGCCACAAGACGGAAGCGCAGGCAGAACCATACACCATACACCCATAATCTATTCGGGATAGAATGACTGCTTCATAAATGaggagtagggaggttcgatcggcaccccaagatgttctggaAAGTACGCTCAGAACATTTAaggatttctcacacttcttccgcaggtgCAAGATGTGCGGAAGGAAAGTCAACTTGCAATCGAAGATTATtcccaaaaaccgtatttcattTACGACAGGAATCGATATATTACCAATGTTAATATTTGGATGCAAGTGAACGTTTCTCTTTCGGCAGAAGTGCACACATCGGCTCTTCTCCGGTGAGATATTGTGTCCGTTGTTTTTGCACCAAGCTACCAATTTATTCACAGCATTCTGTAATTGTCGCTCAATAAGGTTCATACTGCttccttggcatgagatctgaaGATCATCCACATAAAGATTTGCTTGTACAGATGAAGGCAAATGAGTTAAAATCTGGCTCAGATGAATAGTAAAAAGGGTAACACTGAGTACACTtccctgcggaactccctcagcctGAATAAAACTATTAGAATAAAAGTTCCCAACGCGAACTTTGAAGTTCCGATATGATAAAAAGTTCAATAAGAATATGGCcaggtttcccctaaaaccaaagttaaaaagcGTAGAAAGTATGCCGTAGCGCCATGTACGGTCATATGCCTTctcaatatcgaaaaatatggagacaaggtggttcctccttaCAAATGCGTTGTGAATTTCAGTTTCCAGTAATacgaggttgtcaaaagtagaccgaCCTCGACGGAAACCATTCTGCAACGtagagatgcatccttgtttctccaattcgtatatGAGCCGAGCATTGACCATTCGCTCAAAAGTCTTGCAAAGACAGCTTGTCAaagcaattggtcggtagttcagaggattAGAAGATTCCTTTCGAGGTTTTAGAATGGGGACCACAATAGCCTCCCGCCATTGTGCAGGGTATGCCTGCTCAAtccaaattctattaaataaccTTAACAGGTTGCAAAGGGAAGTTTTGctcaaatggcggagcatattgtATGTAATCCCATCAGACCCGGGACTGGAATCATGAGCATGAGATAATGCTGTTTCTAGCTCAAACATTCTAAACTCACAGTTGTATGGAAAGGTATTTCGTTCATTAAAACGCAAAGGCAGCTGTTcagcgcgattcttaattgcaaGAAAATCAGTGTTATACGAATCAATTGCGGAGACTTGTGCAAATGTTTGGCCAAGGATGTTGGCTacgtctaatggggcagaatactTCACATTCCctctatttaaaacaggaatggaggATTCATGAtatatcccattagcagcctttacctttttccataGAATTTTGCTGGAGGTAGCGGATGTGATAGAGGATATGAATTGAATCCAGGATTCCCTCTGGCTACGACGGCGTATGCTACGAGCTAGTGCTTTGGCTTTTTTTAAAGCAACGAGGTTCTCCGTAGTAGGGTACCTTCGAAAGATGTTCCATAACTTTTTCTGCTGTTTGTGGCTGTCACGACAGGCGTCATTCCACCATGGTCTGCGAAATTTTCTTAGACACGGTGAACTTTTTGGAATAGTGGAAGATGCGGCACATATTATACTTTCAATGACATTTTTAACTGCTTCCGAGATGTCTGATGTATTGACCATTGTCTCTGTGATAGCTGCCATTTGAGAGAAAGCAGTCCAGTCTGCCTGCTGGAATAAGAAACGCGGAGGGCAATAAGTCTCACCGCCGCTATCAATATGGGAGACGATAATAGGATaatgatcactattatgtaaATCGTTGCTAACAGCAAACGTTAGAAACGGCAGAAGTTCAGGGGAACATATGGCCAAGTCAAGActgtggaaggtacgtgtgggttcatggaagtacgtCTTTTCATCATTGTTGAGCAAACATAGACAGTTATTAGAGATGAACTGTTCTATTTgctgcccacgagaatttgtactattTGAACCTCACAACGTACTGTGGCCGTTGAAATCGCCAAGCAGGataaaaggcgaaggaagctggtccactaactGGTCGAGATCTTGTTgacgaatgacatcatgaggcggtaagtaaatacagcagactgtgaccaaagtttttacatgaacttgtacagccacagcttGTAGAGAGGTGTCTAGGGTAAGAGGATTGCTCGGATATAAATTGGAAGTAAAGATGCAGACCCCTCCAGAACTATGAGCTCCactgtctgcatctttccgaacacattTGTAACCGCGTAATTTAATTGGGAAATTTGGCTTCAAGAAGGTTTCTTGAAGAccaaaacaaacaggatgaaatCTGTTAATAATAGActtgatgtcatgaagtttgggccgaatgccgcgacaattccaactgaggaaggtacccattaagagagtaATTTGGGAGGAGAAAGAGAGGAGGCAGCTGTTGGAGTTGCATGATCATCGCAACTCATACCAAGCTCATATTCATCCTCAGACGGATGCAGTTTAATATCGGGGCTATTAAGTGTGTCACCAAAGATGGACTTCAAGTCCTTATGGACAACACCTTGCGTCGCTAACCCCAATGCGACGGAATTTTTTGATACAGAACTTTTTAGTTTCTTTCGTAGATCTTTTTTCGTTAGGCCACGTTTCGCCAAGTTTAATGTCAGCGAAGTCTGCGATTTGGATTTTCTTCTAATAGTTTTTGGATTATCAGTTTTGGTTTTCAGAGAATGTTCAGTATCGGAATCGgaagttttttcattatttgttgttttCCTGGCATATTTTAAACAGTTCTCACAACAGCAATTCTCACAGAAAGTTTTCTTAACTGCCGAAGCATAACTGACACCAGGAGTTGGGGTTTGTGCCTTAACCCTGCGTCTGGCTTCGGGATAAGAAAAATCTTCCTTGAATTTTATTGTCATAACTTGCTTTTCCAGTGCCCAGAGCGGACAAGATCGAGAATATGAGGGATGATCGCCACCACAGTTTACGCATTTTTCTTCTGCTTTACACTGttggctatcatgccctttttGTGCACAGCGGGCACATGTGAGAGACCCGCGGCAATTCATTTTAGAGTGCCCAAAGCGTTGGCACTGAAAGCATCTTAGTGGATTAGGAATATATGGCCTCACCGGTAACTTTATATAGCCTGCATATACGTACTCGGGTAATTTAGGAGCTTTAAAAGTTAACACATGATGTTTCGTCTCAAGTAGTTGTCCATCACGTCGTATGGAAATTCGACGTACTTGTGTAACACCTTGAGATTTCATTTCGGAAACAATCAACTCTACGGGAAGATTTAGTATTTCGCCGCAGGTAATGACGCCTTTAGAGCTATTAAGTGATTGGTGAGGGGTTACAGAAACTCTTATTGTTGCCAAGGATTTAAGTTTTTGTATCTGTTGTGCTTGCTTTCGAGAAGAAACCTCCACAAGCAAGTCACCAGATCTCATCTTTCGAATCGATGTAACTTCGCCAACTGTAGCATTTATAGTCTTTTGTACAAGAAAAGGCGAGACTGTTTcgaatgtttctttattttcggaaactctttttaatacaaaatatgaatcaaaatgtTCGTTGTTGAAGGAAATTGGTGCTTTATGATGCCCACTAAAGGGACCCAtcttgggaggagccatgcgatattGAGGAAGATTCGGGCCTGACGGCAtcgcccaacaagggaaggcaattaccagCTCTGGTCTTTCCCAGCCTCGGCATACAccttagtgctagccggaacctatacgttGGTTCCGGctagttacccccggggacagtgaccacccttaacgccaagcccaaggagtaaccccttcgcttgatcccaagcagactagccactaaggtgactagctactagccgattgatgcacaggggaccacagtgcaccacccgtctttcaaatgggtcgccacgcacggcaaacacgtggggttatggctgtccatgagaagcaagaagcaaacagagcggcgacagcttctcatggagagctccctcacttgccgtcgagggaaggaaaaaacagcagaaagcagaaggcgtaggg includes the following:
- the LOC129969002 gene encoding uncharacterized protein LOC129969002: MRSGDLLVEVSSRKQAQQIQKLKSLATIRVSVTPHQSLNSSKGVITCGEILNLPVELIVSEMKSQGVTQVRRISIRRDGQLLETKHHVLTFKAPKLPEYVYAGYIKLPVRPYIPNPLRCFQCQRFGHSKMNCRGSLTCARCAQKGHDSQQCKAEEKCVNCGGDHPSYSRSCPLWALEKQVMTIKFKEDFSYPEARRRVKAQTPTPGVSYASAVKKTFCENCCCENCLKYARKTTNNEKTSDSDTEHSLKTKTDNPKTIRRKSKSQTSLTLNLAKRGLTKKDLRKKLKSSVSKNSVALGLATQGVVHKDLKSIFGDTLNSPDIKLHPSEDEYELGMSCDDHATPTAASSLSPPKLLS